The segment GTACAAGTACCATATGAATTCATCTATTGGAATATGAATTGATTTTTCTCTCCAAAAATTTAATTTTTCCAAAAATATATTACACTTTTTCTTTAAACTATCTAGCTTTTCATCTTCACTTTTTAATATTTTTAATATACCTTCATAAAAATCTCCATCTTTATTTTCTAATCTAATATCTATAAGTTCTTCTGGAGTAAATGATGCAATTGGAGAACGTAGTACTGCAATTAGTGGTATATCTTGTCTTGGATTATCTATTATCTCAAGTAATGAGAGTATCGTCTTTATCTCTACACTTTCAAAATATCCATTTCCTACATCTGCATAAGCCGGTATTAATTTTTCTTTAAGTTCATCCATAAATACTGGTGCCCATCTTGATGTACTTCTAAGCAGTATTACTATATCTCTATATTCTACATTTCTATAACCCTTTAGATCATTATCATAAACTTTAAAAGGTTCCCCCATTTCAGGATTTACAAGTTCATTTATTCTTTTAGCTACTAGCCTTACTTCTATTTGTATATTAGAAAGTATTTCATCATCCTCTTCTTGTCCTTCTATATCACCTTTAGTCTTTTCCATAAGATTAAGTTCTATTGCCCCACCTACAAGAGATTTATCTTCACTATATTCTTCAAAATCTGCACCTAAATTTAATGCCTCATTATCATCATATTCGAGTTCTCCTATATTCTCAGACATTATCTGCTTGAATATAAAATTAACACCGTCTAATACTTCTTTTCTACTTCTAAAGTTTTTAAATAAATTAACTTTTCTTTCTTTTGCATTATCTTCTTCTAAATAAGAATTATATTTTCTTAAAAATAGTTCAGGTTTTGCCTGACGGAAACGGTATATACTCTGTTTTACATCTCCAACCATAAATACATTATTATACTTTCCTGTTTCCTCATCTTGTCTTGCTATAGAATTTATGATAGCTTCTTGAACATAGTTACTATCTTGATATTCATCTACTAATATTTCAACATATCTTTGTTTTAATTTTAATGAAACTTCTTCATGTCTTAAAATTTCTAAACAAAAATGCTCAAAATCATTAAAATCTATAATTCCTCTTTCCTTTTTAGCATTAGCATATCTATTCATAAACTTTAATACTAAATCTGTTAGTGATTTCATTATAGGATAAAGATTCATTAAGTCCGATATAATTTCATCACCATTATATGAGATAACTTTTTTCTTTATATCATCTTGCAATTGTTTTTTTACTTTATTTCTTATATCTTTAACTTTTTCTTGTGTTTTTTTATCTTCACATCCTCTACAAGTTTTTAATCTTCCAAATTTAATTTTCGAAATCTCATCATACAAACTATTCCAAGAGGATTTTGCGCTTAAGATTAAATCATCAATCATTGCAAGTTCATTTTTAAAATCTTCTAGATATACTTCAAGTCCAGCAGTATCATTTATTAATTTTATAGCCTCTTCCATCATATTTTTAAGTCCACTAAGTTCTATATATATATCTTCCATTAAAACTTTTGCCCATTTAGACTTAGCAAAGTTATAATCCTTATTTACATTAAAATCTTCAGCCATACTTTCAAGCTGCTTTTTAGGATTTGGTGAACTCATTACAAAGTTATATAAATTTAATACCATATTTTGAAGAGCTAAATCATCTCTATTGCTACTATAAAATTCAACTAATTTTAAAAAATCTTCACTACAATTTTCTGGACCATATAATTCATCAAAAATTTCTTCTATAATTTCACCCTTTAATAAAATAGTTTCAGTTTCATCACCAATTCTAAAACTTGGGTCTAAATCTATGTAATGAAAGTTATTTTTTATAGTTTCTAAACAAAATGAATGTATTGTTGTTATGCTAGCCCTATTTAGTAATGTTAATTGTCTTTGAAGCTGTCTTGACTTAGGATGTTTTGTTAATTCTTTTCCTATGGCCTTTGCTATTCTTTCCTTCATTTCTGATGCAGCTGCATTAGTAAATGTTACAACTAATAATCTATCTATATCTACTGGATTTTTTAAATCCGTTATCATTTTTATTATTCTTTCAACAAGCACTGCTGTTTTTCCCGAACCTGCTGCTGCCGAAACTAATAAATTACATCCATGAATATCTATGGCTTGTTGTTGTTCTTTAGTCCACTTTACTTCTGACAAGGCTCTTCCCCCTCTTTTCTTAGTAATTCCCATACTTCCTCATCTTTTTTTTCTTGAAGTATCTTAAATTCATTTCCTTCAAAATTACTGTCAAATTCACATATAGACGAGTACACACAATATTCACAGGCATTAGCATTCTTACTTCTGATTGGATTTATTTTAATATCTCCTTTTAACATACTTTCACAAGATTTTATTAAACTCTTTTTAACATGTTCACGTAAAAGCTTAAATTGCTCTTCTGTTCCTACAGATGATTTTCCCAAAGTTCCATTCTTATTCATTCTAGCTGGTATTATAAGAGAATTACCTTCAATCTTTCTATCCATTTCCTTTACTACTTCTTCATCTGCTAATATAAGACCTTTCATTTTTAATGCTTTCATTATCTCATCTTCTATTTCTTCATCTGAAAGATTTCTTTTTCCTTTAATTATAGGATCATCTATTTTTAAATATAAAACTCCTCCTGGTACTACGGGGTATTTCTTTTTTATTTCTTCATTAGTAAGTATTGCATCTAGATATGTTAATAGTTGAAGTTGAAGTCCATAATATACATCTGATAAACTAAAATCTTTATTACCTGATTTATAATCAATTATTCTGTAATAATCTTTATTATCCATATCTAACTTATCTACTCTATCTATTCTACCGATTAATTTAACTTTTTCCCCATTTGAAAGTTCTATTTCTATAGGTGGATAGCTATCTTCATTTCCAAATCCAATTTCGTGACCAATTGGTTGGAACCCACTTCTTTTTAAATGTTCTATAATAACTAAAATAGTTTTAATTAAAACTCTTTTTAGTCTTTCAGTAAAATATTTATATCTAGGGGAGCTACTAAATATTCCCCCTGAAGATTCTTCAGCTTTTTTATCCACTATTTCAGATACTGTTGTTTTGCACCACTCTTTATCTATTTCATACCATTTCAAACAATTTTTATCCACAGCTTCGGAAAACTCATCGATAACATTGTGCATAAATGTTCCTAAATCTGGTGGTGTCAGTGCAAAAAGTTTTCTTTCCTTGGCTTTTAATCCATACTTTATATAGTATCCAAAAGGACATTGTGCATATTTTTCTAATCTTGATACGCTTAAATACAATCTATTACCATATAATTTTCTTACCTTTTCTTCACTTATATCATTAACAGCATTTGTATATGATACTGCTGAAAATACTGTACTAACTTTTTCTTTCCAATTAGGATTTTCACTGTACCATTTATAAACATCGCTCCAAAATGGATTTACCTTTATTTTTTCATCTTCTCTTCTTATTACAGATACTAGGCTATTAAATGTAGGAATTTCTCTTGAGATAAGTTCTATATCTTGTTTGTCATCTTCCTCCAAAATATTGTCACTTTTCTCTGTAATACTTGGAAATAATGCTTTGAATCTAGTAATTATAATTGAAGGTCTTAATGCTTTTCCTTCATAATCCGCTATAGAATAGCAAAGCCTTAAATATTTTTCAGTTGTAGTTAATGTTCTATATATCAAATATTGTTCTTCAAAGGCCTTTGACTTTGTATCCTCTGCAATTTCTATCCCTACTTTTTTTAAATATCCTCTATCACTGTCTGATAAAATCCCCTCATTTTTAGATATTGCAGGAAATATACCATCGTTTACTCCAATTATATAAAGCAATTTAATTTGATGAGTTCTAACTCTTTCAACAGCCGATACTAAAACTTGATCAAGGGATGGGGGAATAAGTCCCATTTTATGATCTTTAAAACCTAATGATAATATTTTTACAAAATCCTTTAATTCTAATTTTTCTTCTTTAAAAACTTCAACTACTTGATCTAAAAGTTCAATTACTATATTCCAAATTTGGCTATATTCTTTTACAAGTTGTTGATTTCCTTCTTCTTTAAATTTATAAACCCATTTTTCAATAGCTTCATTTACACCTATACTACACAAAAAATTATACACAGCTGTACAAATTTCCTCTGCATTAGTTTTCCCTTTAATTTTAGAATAAAATTTTATTAATGGTTCTGATACCCTAATCCTTATATCATTTATTTTCTCTAAAATTTCCTCATTTCCATATTCCCAAATAGATGACCACTTATTTTTTCCCCTTATTCCATAAGCTAAAACATAATTTTCTAATAAATCGATATCTTCTTTTTCAATATTTGCAAGTCCTGTTTTTAAATATCTAAACATAGACTCATATGACCAACTTTTATTAAATATTTCTATAACAGATGTTATAAGTACAATAAGAGGATTATCATCTACTTCCTTTTTCTTATCTATAAAATGAGGAATTTCATACTCATTGAAAATAGTTTTTACTATTTTTTCATATCCATCGAGTTCTCTACTTATAACTGCAATTTCTCTATACCTTATATCAGTATCTTTAGTTATTTTTACTATTTCTTTTGCTATATTTTCAATTTCAGAATAAGGATT is part of the Clostridium botulinum genome and harbors:
- the addA gene encoding helicase-exonuclease AddAB subunit AddA; amino-acid sequence: MGITKKRGGRALSEVKWTKEQQQAIDIHGCNLLVSAAAGSGKTAVLVERIIKMITDLKNPVDIDRLLVVTFTNAAASEMKERIAKAIGKELTKHPKSRQLQRQLTLLNRASITTIHSFCLETIKNNFHYIDLDPSFRIGDETETILLKGEIIEEIFDELYGPENCSEDFLKLVEFYSSNRDDLALQNMVLNLYNFVMSSPNPKKQLESMAEDFNVNKDYNFAKSKWAKVLMEDIYIELSGLKNMMEEAIKLINDTAGLEVYLEDFKNELAMIDDLILSAKSSWNSLYDEISKIKFGRLKTCRGCEDKKTQEKVKDIRNKVKKQLQDDIKKKVISYNGDEIISDLMNLYPIMKSLTDLVLKFMNRYANAKKERGIIDFNDFEHFCLEILRHEEVSLKLKQRYVEILVDEYQDSNYVQEAIINSIARQDEETGKYNNVFMVGDVKQSIYRFRQAKPELFLRKYNSYLEEDNAKERKVNLFKNFRSRKEVLDGVNFIFKQIMSENIGELEYDDNEALNLGADFEEYSEDKSLVGGAIELNLMEKTKGDIEGQEEDDEILSNIQIEVRLVAKRINELVNPEMGEPFKVYDNDLKGYRNVEYRDIVILLRSTSRWAPVFMDELKEKLIPAYADVGNGYFESVEIKTILSLLEIIDNPRQDIPLIAVLRSPIASFTPEELIDIRLENKDGDFYEGILKILKSEDEKLDSLKKKCNIFLEKLNFWREKSIHIPIDEFIWYLYMDTGYYGYVGALSGGMQRQANLKILFQRARQYEKTSYKGLFNFINFINRLKVSSGDMGSAKILGENDNVVRIMSIHKSKGLEFPVVILSSLGKNFNMQDLNRRILYHDELGFGPDYIDLEKRISYETVLKAALKKKIKLESLSEEMRILYVALTRAKEKLIMTGAVSSIEKSSKQWAYSLQRNNYKLSQYQVLTGKNYLDWICPVIMRHKDGEILREFAGIESFEKVNLIEDESKWKIKVNNLSEILQNNHKEDIILDDIEEIENIEETSSFYDEINSRLNFKYPYIESSKLPTLLTVTELKRMKNASMYEDYAKEMYAPKLVKKPSFMEKNKKFTGADKGTAMHAVMQKLDYKKELNIEEVKIQMENMVKKEFVTKEQIESIDPSKILNFFNTSIGKRFLKAKEVEREVPFHIQLKSTEIFEGLSKDIYSDEHIMIQGIIDCYFEEEDGIVLVDYKSDYFKDGEEQSIIKKYKAQIEYYARAIEELTNKKVKEKYLYLFYVDKEVEIK
- the addB gene encoding helicase-exonuclease AddAB subunit AddB, translating into MSFRFIYGRAGSGKSRFCIDSIEKELKEDEKKPLILIVPEQFSFQAEKSVVEKIKGTGITKVSVTSFERMAYEVFNEVGGATRKLMNSSGKLMMIFNIINKLKSDLKIFGTAANQEGFTNNISDIITELKRYDITPSELRASLNLIEEDEFLKDKIIDISNIFEEFEENLHKNYIDNEDELTLLCKKLDESEMYNGAEIWIDEFSSFTPQQYKIFEKLIKKVKRINVTLCMDYYKQIDSTDVFAPTKNTEQKLIKILEDNGISIDKPIILNNTNLDRFKDNDEMRFVEENYFKYPYKPYTDKTENIKIIRAVNPYSEIENIAKEIVKITKDTDIRYREIAVISRELDGYEKIVKTIFNEYEIPHFIDKKKEVDDNPLIVLITSVIEIFNKSWSYESMFRYLKTGLANIEKEDIDLLENYVLAYGIRGKNKWSSIWEYGNEEILEKINDIRIRVSEPLIKFYSKIKGKTNAEEICTAVYNFLCSIGVNEAIEKWVYKFKEEGNQQLVKEYSQIWNIVIELLDQVVEVFKEEKLELKDFVKILSLGFKDHKMGLIPPSLDQVLVSAVERVRTHQIKLLYIIGVNDGIFPAISKNEGILSDSDRGYLKKVGIEIAEDTKSKAFEEQYLIYRTLTTTEKYLRLCYSIADYEGKALRPSIIITRFKALFPSITEKSDNILEEDDKQDIELISREIPTFNSLVSVIRREDEKIKVNPFWSDVYKWYSENPNWKEKVSTVFSAVSYTNAVNDISEEKVRKLYGNRLYLSVSRLEKYAQCPFGYYIKYGLKAKERKLFALTPPDLGTFMHNVIDEFSEAVDKNCLKWYEIDKEWCKTTVSEIVDKKAEESSGGIFSSSPRYKYFTERLKRVLIKTILVIIEHLKRSGFQPIGHEIGFGNEDSYPPIEIELSNGEKVKLIGRIDRVDKLDMDNKDYYRIIDYKSGNKDFSLSDVYYGLQLQLLTYLDAILTNEEIKKKYPVVPGGVLYLKIDDPIIKGKRNLSDEEIEDEIMKALKMKGLILADEEVVKEMDRKIEGNSLIIPARMNKNGTLGKSSVGTEEQFKLLREHVKKSLIKSCESMLKGDIKINPIRSKNANACEYCVYSSICEFDSNFEGNEFKILQEKKDEEVWELLRKEGEEPCQK